CCGTGAAAGTCTTTACAAGGCTTTAGACGAAAAAGCGCACCCACGTTTCGAAACCATTTTCAAGGTGCTGAACGCCATGGGAATCCAAATGACGCTTGTCCCTAAAATGAGGCTCAAAAAACGCAGCAAACAAACTGCACTTTGCGTCGCAGAGAAAAGAGCGCGTTATAAAGTGTAGAGCGTTTTCGGGGTCTTAGGGGCTAAGCCCCTAGGAGAAGGGGTGGGGAGCAACGCAGTGCGACCCAGGGGAAGGCGTTCCCCTTTGTATAATCAGGACTAGATTCTTCGACTTCGCCCTACGGGCTCCGCTCAGAATGACACGTTTAGCCCCTAACGCTGTACTCCAGGGTGACAAACGGGGCATTTTTATTTGCCGAAACGCAAGCCAAATTCTACTTGGCACGCTTCGCGTGCATTTAGCACGGCTCGGTCATGTCAACTCGTGCAAGCACGGTTGCCGCGACACTCGCCTTTAGCTAAATTTGCGCGCACCGCCAGATGTCGTATTTCTGGGGAACCGGGCGAGAACCGCCCATAAAAAGGATTATTTATGTCTCAAATCGAACTCACCTTCCCCGATGGCTCCGTACGTTCCGTAGCATCGGGCACCACCGGCCTCGAAATTGCGAAGGGCATTTCCGAAGGTCTTGCACGCAAGGCGCTTGGCGTCAAACTCGGCGATAAGGTCCTCGACCTCACGCGCCCGCTCACCGAGAGCGGCACCATCAAGATTATCACGCCGAGCAACGACGACCCGGATGCTCTGATGCTCCTGCGTCACAGCTGCAGCCACGTGCTCGCCGAAGCCATCTGCGACCTGTTCCCGGGCACCAAGCTCGCTTACGGTCCGGCTATCGAAAAGGGTTTCTACTACGATTTGATGACACCGACCCCGATCCAGCAGTCGGATTTCGAGCGCATCGAAAAGCGCATGAAGGAAATCATCAAGGAAGACCGTCCGTTTACCCGTTGCGAAGTCAGCGCCGCCGATGGCCTGAAGCGCACCGAGGGCGACAAGTACAAGACGGATAACGCGCAGCGCGCTCTCGCCCGCGAGGGTAGCGACGGTACGCTCAGCTTCTACGTGACTGGCGAACCGGGCAAGAACTTTGAAGACCTCTGCGCCGGCCCCCACGTGCCTTCTACTGGCAAGCTCAAGAATTTCAAGGTGCTCTCGATGTCGGGCGCCTACTGGCACGGCGACCAGAACAGCGACCAGCTGACCCGCGTCTATGGCACCTGCTTTGCCGACAAGGAAGGCCTCGAAACCTACCTGAAGTTCCTGGAAGAGGCCGAAAAGCGCGACCACCGCAAGATCGGCAAGGAAATGGACCTCTACCACATCGAAGACCACTCCCCGGGCATGGTGTTCTGGCACCCGAAGGGCACCAAGATGGTGAACGCCCTGAAGGACTACATCCGC
This genomic window from Fibrobacter sp. UWP2 contains:
- a CDS encoding addiction module antidote protein, whose amino-acid sequence is MHKRLDIAEYLDSEEIVAEYLNLVSESDDPALFLRAIGHIAKSKGMSQIAEKTGLGRESLYKALDEKAHPRFETIFKVLNAMGIQMTLVPKMRLKKRSKQTALCVAEKRARYKV